A genomic region of Pyrus communis chromosome 14, drPyrComm1.1, whole genome shotgun sequence contains the following coding sequences:
- the LOC137716629 gene encoding uncharacterized protein: MSGNGIVPCNKVTDETLAEMNKLVRECEYKLKSSAPKHVSLPNTGSFCYDLPEANLDPKKRKGTSGPLSKAFNKEARDQCDAEVARMFYTDGLSFNLARNPHYRNSYVRASTLPGYVPLGYNALRTTLLQQKKSHIERCLQPIKRTWSTKGVSVCSDGWTDAQRRPLINIMATCESGPMFLRAINCEGEYKDKHCIANFLTEAIKEIGHENVVQVITDNAPVCKAAGLLIEAHYPHIFWTPCVVHTLNLALKSICTPKQTEVSYDDCNWISTIASDAWSIKNFIMNHSMRLSIFNEHCKLKLLSIAETRFVFSTFFFFSLFNYKLS; this comes from the coding sequence atgtcTGGAAATGGGATCGTGCCTTGCAACAAGGTTACTGATGAAACTCTTGCGGAAATGAATAAGTTAGTTCGAGAGTGTGAATACAAGTTGAAGAGTTCTGCTCCTAAACATGTTTCGTTGCCCAATACTGGTTCATTCTGTTATGATCTACCTGAAGCAAATCTTGATCCAAAGAAGAGAAAGGGAACAAGTGGGCCTCTCAGTAAAGCTTTTAACAAGGAGGCTCGAGATCAATGTGATGCCGAAGTTGCAAGGATGTTTTATACAGATGGCTTATCATTTAACCTTGCAAGAAATCCGCACTATCGGAACTCATATGTTCGTGCTTCTACACTTCCAGGGTATGTTCCACTAGGTTACAACGCACTGAGAACTACTCTTCTGCAACAAAAGAAGAGTCACATTGAGCGGTGCCTCCAACCAATCAAGCGCACATGGAGCACTAAAGGTGTAAGTGTTTGCAGTGATGGGTGGACAGATGCTCAAAGGAGACCACTTATTAATATTATGGCAACTTGTGAAAGTGGGCCAATGTTCTTGAGAGCAATTAATTGTGAAGGTGAATACAAAGACAAGCATTGTATTGCCAACTTTCTTACAGAAGCTATTAAAGAAATTGGTCATGAAAATGTTGTTCAAGTGATCACTGATAATGCCCCTGTTTGTAAAGCTGCTGGGTTACTTATTGAGGCCCACTATCCCCATATCTTTTGGACACCCTGTGTTGTTCACACTCTTAATCTTGCTTTGAAGAGTATATGTACTCCGAAACAAACAGAAGTTTCCTATGATGactgcaattggatttcaactATTGCTAGTGATGCTTGGTCCataaaaaattttattatgAACCATAGCATGAGATTGTCCATATTTAATGAACATTGCAAACTAAAGTTACTTTCCATTGCCGAAACAAGGTTTGTTTtctccactttttttttcttttccttatttaattataagttgtcctaa
- the LOC137714296 gene encoding BAHD acyltransferase At5g47980-like: protein MTTSEIKVEIIHKETIKPSSPTPRHFKILKLSVFDQIASDVYVPLLFFYRHHNSSVPSAEISNILKTSLSKTLTLFYPWAGQFQYNDSIGCNDRGAEFLEAQVNCPISKILDNPDAHQMQFKQLLPAEHMGLARAAGSGNLVLVQASFFERGGVAIGASISHKVADAITGSTFINTWAAFAFGSSVVSSTTTGDHQEVVKFPAPKMFGVPASLFPPLDFLNTHHPVVEYAKEKCMTRRFLFGASEIAALKSKSASSTVPNPSRIEVVSALVWKCTMEASRSNSGFMKTSVWCQAVNMREILAKPLADKYLLGSLVGLSMTKTQLDIDNQDLLTLVALLRKGMEEFKENFGNGISGEEAFEIFKEYGNLLRRDDIETYSCSSMCRLPFYSADFGWGKPLWVFISSADIKNAIKFMDTRDGDGMEVILTLKEEDLAKIENNKELLAYSQPVQQKMRTTAKL from the coding sequence ATGACCACTTCAGAGATCAAGGTTGAAATCATCCACAAGGAAACAATTAAACCATCCTCACCAACTCCTCGCCACTTCAAAATCCTCAAACTTTCTGTCTTTGATCAGATTGCTTCCGATGTTTACGTTCCGCTTCTGTTCTTCTATCGACACCATAATTCTTCAGTCCCTTCTGCTGAAATATCCAATATTCTAAAAACATCATTATCTAAAACTCTAACTCTCTTTTATCCCTGGGCAGGCCAATTCCAATATAATGATTCAATCGGCTGCAATGACCGTGGGGCTGAGTTTCTTGAAGCCCAAGTCAACTGTCCGATATCAAAGATTTTGGACAACCCGGATGCTCATCAAATGCAATTTAAGCAACTTCTTCCAGCTGAGCATATGGGATTAGCAAGAGCTGCAGGATCAGGCAATCTTGTACTAGTCCAGGCCAGCTTCTTTGAACGCGGTGGGGTAGCAATCGGGGCCAGTATTTCTCACAAGGTCGCCGATGCCATTACAGGCAGCACATTCATTAATACTTGGGCTGCGTTTGCCTTTGGCTCATCAGTCGTCAGTAGTACTACTACTGGTGATCATCAAGAGGTGGTGAAGTTTCCCGCTCCAAAAATGTTTGGTGTCCCAGCTTCGCTCTTCCCTCCACTAGATTTCCTAAACACACACCACCCCGTCGTGGAATATGCTAAAGAAAAGTGTATGACAAGGAGATTTCTGTTTGGTGCCTCAGAGATTGCTGCTCTCAAGTCCAAATCTGCTAGCTCCACCGTGCCAAATCCTTCACGCATTGAAGTTGTGTCCGCCCTCGTTTGGAAATGCACAATGGAAGCATCAAGATCAAACTCGGGTTTTATGAAGACCTCCGTCTGGTGCCAAGCGGTGAATATGCGTGAAATATTAGCTAAGCCCTTGGCGGACAAATACTTATTGGGAAGTCTTGTGGGGTTGTCTATGACAAAGACACAACTAGATATTGATAATCAAGATCTTCTAACCTTGGTTGCTTTATTGAGGAAAGGCATGGAGGAATTTAAAGAAAACTTTGGCAACGGAATTAGTGGGGAAGAAGCATTTGAAATCTTCAAAGAGTATGGAAACCTCTTAAGGAGGGATGATATAGAGACCTATAGTTGCAGCAGTATGTGCAGGTTGCCCTTTTATTCAGCCGATTTTGGATGGGGAAAGCCGTTATGGGTCTTTATTAGCAGTGCAGATATCAAGAACGCGATAAAGTTCATGGATACAAGAGATGGTGATGGCATGGAAGTGATCTTGACTCTCAAGGAAGAAGACTTggccaaaattgaaaacaataagGAGCTGCTTGCATATTCACAGCCAGTTCAACAGAAAATGAGGACGACGGCAAAGTTATAG